In the genome of Quercus robur chromosome 3, dhQueRobu3.1, whole genome shotgun sequence, one region contains:
- the LOC126717757 gene encoding vacuolar iron transporter 1-like codes for MAENGHTADLEKQMLLLQDHEEKHFMSSEMVRDIILGVSDGLTVPFALAAGLSGAEVSSSIILIAGIAEVAAGAISMGLGGYLAAKSEADHYARELKREQEEIIAVPDIEAAECAEILAQFGAEPHEYEPVVNALRRNPKAWVDFMMKFELGLEKPDPMRALQSAITIAFSYVVGGLVPLLPYMLIPVARKALIASVVVTLLALLIFGLAKGYFTGNQPFKSAFQTVLIGAIASAAAFSIAKLFQHV; via the exons ATGGCAGAAAATGGTCACACTGCAGACCTTGAGAAACAAATGTTACTTCTCCAAGACCATGAGGAGAAGCATTTCATGTCTAGTGAGATGGTCCGTGACATAATTCTTGGTGTTTCGGATGGTCTCACTGTCCCTTTTGCACTTGCTGCTGGCTTGTCTGGTGCTGAAGTTTCATCATCCATAATCCTCATTGCTGGAATAGCTGAAGTTGCTGCTGGGGCTATTTCCATGGGACTCGGCGG GTATCTTGCAGCAAAGAGTGAAGCTGATCACTACGCCAGGGAGCTAAAGAGAGAACAAGAAGAGATCATTGCTGTCCCTGATATAG AGGCCGCAGAGTGTGCAGAAATATTAGCACAGTTTGGGGCCGAGCCACATGAATATGAACCTGTTGTCAATGCTTTAAGAAGGAACCCTAAAGCTTGGGTTGATTTTATGATGAA GTTTGAGCTGGGATTAGAGAAACCAGATCCAATGAGAGCACTACAGAGTGCCATAACAATAGCTTTTTCATATGTAGTGGGTGGACTGGTGCCTTTGTTGCCGTACATGCTCATTCCTGTTGCTAGAAAGGCTCTCATTGCATCTGTTGTTGTAACTTTATTGGCGTTGCTAATTTTTGGTTTAGCCAAAGGTTATTTTACTGGGAATCAACCTTTCAAGAGCGCTTTCCAAACTGTCCTCATTGGAGCCATTGCATCGGCAGCTGCCTTTTCAATTGCCAAGCTTTTCCAGCATGTGTAG